Genomic segment of Vanacampus margaritifer isolate UIUO_Vmar chromosome 13, RoL_Vmar_1.0, whole genome shotgun sequence:
ACTTGCtaatttcttgaccgattttcaCGAGGTTTtactgtgtgatttttttcccttccccgCCAATGCTAAAGCATGCACTATTAAAACAGTGCAGTTCCCTTGTGTTTGTGCAACACGCCTGGGTGACCCCCCGCCTCCTAGACTCTGACGTATTTCCGTGATGGCAGCACGAAATGCATCATGGGATATGTTACCAGCCAAGTCTTTTttgcctgtttgtttgtttttaaatttaggaaCTCAGAACATTCAAATACAACAACCAGCCAGGAGGTGACAAACAAAGaggcaaataaatatatttaaaaagagcaCATACATTGATTTTCCAATAattgtaatacagtatattgctgTTTTGAAACCTACAAAAATTGGGTttctgattaatttttcaacttttgtgaCTATGCCATTTagccaatattaatttctaaTACGTCTAATAATATAaacagttttttccccctcacagATGAATAGCTGTTGAAGTGAAGAAGTGACAGTGAGAGACTGAGTGCTGCAGCTCACCTTCTCGATGAAAAGGAACAGACTTTATTGTGATAAAGCAGAGAAGCTAACCTGCCACCTCAAgaagtaaatatttgttttccacTTTGTCCATCTGCAACTCCTGGGGCATTTGTTGCTTTTAAAGGGCTACGGTTAATATTTGGGATAAGTATATAAGCTAAGGCTTATGTTGTAGGCCTACAAAGCTATTGCTATCTTTTAGCAGTTGCATTTGTTCTGAATGCACTTTGAGTCGTCCTACAGACATCAGTTTAAAACACACTTGATTTAAATGCAATTTGTGttttatgagagaaaattcataTTTGTTTCTGTAATTTAAGTTGTCCTTTACACCCAGAAAAGGTGCTTGGACTTCGGAGTTGACTGACTCTCCTTCTGCCACTTGTTTATTGCAGATTAAAAGGAAACCCGAGATGGACTCCCAGTTACAAATTGGCTTCATTGGTGCAGGGAACATGGCTTTTGGAATTGTGAAGGGCATCTTGTCCGGTCAGTCTTCAAGACTCAACATAACCGGCCCGGCCACATTAGCTTGTCTAAATGCAAGAGTTAATGATGTACTTGTATCATTAAAGGGAATGTTCTTCCTACAAATATCAAAGTGAGTGCACCATCTCTCAGGAACCTTGGACGCTTTCAGGTAAAAGCTTCGATGGATCTTAATATACTACTTCTTTTCCACAATAgtttaattaatcaattcatGCCACATTTTTCATAAAATCAGAGACACTGCAACGTGACTTgagtaataaaagaaaatataacaaaGAAATAAAGTCCTCTTTTATACATGGATTGAGTATAGTATtctgaaaaatgaaatgcataaAGAGCATGCATTTTGCATGCATgggtattttgtccatatttaaaatatcatttttgtcatacatttaGTTAGAAAGTCTTGTGTGCCTCCCCAGTAGCATTGATGGAAAAATGGCTGTCCATCCCTGTCGTAGAGACTCCCCAATAGGACAAATAATGAACTCGCACCACACTCACAAGCAAAcgccatctttcttttggtttcaGGAGCTGAACATCTCAACAACTCACTCCAACTCAGAGGTTGTCTGCAATTCAGATGTCATCTTTGTTGCGGTCAAACCTCATTTCGTTGCCACTGTTCTCAATGAGATCTCGCGGCACGTCACTGACAGACACACGATTGTGTCCGTTGCAGCGGGAGTCACCCTGGCAACGTTGGAGGAGGTGAGAGCCCAAGCATGAGacctgtatacagtatgtattgtttttaatcaagtcattgtgtttttgttgttgttgttgtactaAGCTCCTGCCAAAGGGTTCCTGTGTCATCAGGATGATGCCAAATCTTCCTTGCGTGGTTCTGCAAGGTGCACTTTTATTTACACGGGGGACTCACGCTAAACAAGAGCATGCTGCCCTATTGTGCTCCTTGTTGCAGCGCTGTGGTTTGGTCGAAGAGGGACCCGAGGCCTGGATTGACATCCATACTGGACTCAGTGGGAGCGGAGTTGCCTTTGTGAGTGTGCCCAGCTCAGCTAAGTTGCTCAGGGAACTCGTGGACATGACCAGCGGCGTATACAACATATTATGCAGTTCATATCCCATTAGATTGATGACTGATCATTTTTGCAActgttcaaataataataaggtTTGTGAGTCAGGTTATTTTTGTGTTCAGGTATACCTGTTTGCGGAGGCGCTGGCGGAAGGAGCCGTTAAAATGGGCATGCCCAGCGCGCTAGCCCAAAGAATCGCATCGCAGACTGTTCTGGTCAGTTTCGTTGATGTTGTAATGTCAATAATGatggtaaataaatacagcCACTGTTTGTACTAGTTGTCGACTGCTCCACTCTGCGTCTAATGCCAAATTATGTGATGTACAGTTGTGGTAGTCTTAATTAGTGGACTTGTATCAGTATTCTTGACGCGTATGTGGTGCAACTTAAATTGAAGGCAATACTTTGGGCTGTAAATGTTTAGtgtcatttttaaatgcaacCAAAACTATGCATAGTTGCAGTATGAATATTATGAAACTCTCTGTTGCAGGGTGCTGGCCAATTATTACTCGACTCCAATAAACATCCAGCTCAGCTTCGTTCTGAGGTCTGCACTCCAGGTGGGACAACCATTTATGGGCTTCATGCTCTGGAACAAGGAGGTGTGAGGGCATCAGCCATGACTGCTGTGCAATCTGCAACTGAGAGAGCGAGGGAGCTTGGTCGAAAGTCTGCTGCGCCAGGAAGCATGAAATGATCATTGTTTACTGCCTCTTAAAACTCAATAAAGTCTTAATTATCAGCAAAATGCATTTCTTCTTTATTATTAGGTTTAAAGATCAAAattcaaaagtattttcttattcAAAACAGTCAATGTAACAATAATGCAATAACAATCAAATGTAACAATAATGGAAATCtacaaataaaaaggcttttaCGCTGTTTTCGTTATTACAGGTTATGCAAGGGAAACTGGCACAATAAATAATATGATCAGACGTAAGGCCATTATGAGCAcatgtaaaaaagaagaaaaaagtcttaAATCAATCTTTTCAAAGGTCTGTATAATATTGTGGAAAACATGAATGTTCTTCTGCATTTTTCTGATTAACTCTTTGgcttgattaaataaaaaaaactacctaCCACCACCTAATATATACGTAATATAATATAGGAAAATTGATCAAAAATGGTAAATGAATTGCTATTTATATggcgctttatctacaccataagGTGCCCAAAACTCTTTACAAAGTTTCATTCAGGAAAAccaagggcaaaaaaaaaaatacaattaaaaaagaatgagaaaaaaatccgTAAATGAATACTTTCTATTCGTTTGAAACGGCAGCACCTCAGTGACGTCACGTCACAGGAGCAAGGCGCTAACGTGTggcgtcccccccccctcccccccccatgTGATGCGGTTGAAAGCTCATCACTAGCATGCGTCCACGTCGTCCagtctctcctcctcctccttccagTTCCTCCTTCCCGTCGGCGCTTGGCGACGAAGCACGTTTCGTCCACTGGCTCTGAGTCTCCACCAACGCGACCACCGACGCGACCACCACAGCGAAAGGCCAACAGTAAGTAAATGTGGCATCGAGCGACAACTGGGCCGTGGGACTCTGGCGTGTTTGCTGCCGTTGCTTTCGGGAACGAGAGCGGAAAGAAAAGGAGCCGTCGGCCTTTTCCGGACTGGGCATGTGTTAGCCATTGCGACTTGCTAGCGAACGATCGAGCCGAATCATGAGGTCGACCCGGATACCGGTTGAAAGCACGGCTCGCTTCAACTGAAAACGAAAGGGCTCAAAGTGCTAACCACGCGCTGGGGTTTTCATTGCGGTTGATGGTACAAACGTATTGTAATGTGAGGCTACTATTTCATGACGACGGCGCtaccgagttttttttttttttttctccctgatgCCTCCTGCGTTGCGCGACATCTTGCGCGACCTTCTGCTTACAACGGCGACGTGACGTCACTCCCAAATTCCGAGGAggacaatgttttgttttttcctgatTTCCCGGCGTGGTCCGACCTGACTTTATTCAGTTCAAGTGGCCTGCTGCAGTTCAAAGGTTGTGGAAGTGAATATTTAACACCACAATGAATGAGACCAGCCTGAACTTGAAATCGTCAAACATCTTTCATCATTCAGTCCAGATCAAATGACTTGACTTCATCCAATATTATGAATTGAAGTTGCTCTTACTTGTAGGTTCAACCTTGAGCACTAATCGAATATATATCTTTATTGTGTATTACTATCCCAGTTGTACTTTGCAAGATGGTGATTTGTTGTTACATTTCTTTTCCAATCGCTTGCGGTTAACTGGATGAAAAGAACATTTGAGCAATTGATTTTTGACTTGACAATTGCATCTTCTTCACAAGGACGGTGAGTTCAGACCTTGATTGCGATTTGCGTGCTGGACTGCAGGAAATGCCGAACCCCAAGACCACCCAAATTCAGGTTCTTCACATGAAACGTGAGGGGAAAGCATTTCCTGCATTCAGCCAAACGTCATGAAAACTGCATGACCCGCATGATGTCCAATCTCACGAAATGTGAACTGTGCATCGCCCTTTCTGAACAATTGTTACCCTACAGCCGTGTTCATCAGAGACCATTTTCATTCTCTAGATTTACAATTTGTTTAAGCTTGTTTAGCATGTTACAAGCATAGAGTGGAGATCACCGTATTTGAACAACTTCCTCAAAAAAGCGATTGCTTAGGAGTAATTGGTGACACCATCCAAATGAATTGAAGGTAACTTGCATTCATGTTTCTTTCCTTCTTAAATGgacttctgctttttttttttgcatgatcatTTCAGTCCCTTGCATGCTGCTTGACTCTTGCGTTCTCAGTGGATTCTCGCCGGTGACTCCTTTCCGAGAATGATCTCTAATTCTGACTTCACAACCTTTGTCTTGATTGTCCCAAGTTTGAAGTTTCCCTTTCACACTCGTGGCAAACGGTTCAAGGTTTTTGTTCCTGTCAGACCTCCCACACCATCTTTATTTACAACTGATAGTTCTGAAGTAATAGAACTGAGGCCCACTTTCTTTCAATGAACCTGGAATGTGAGACGTCCTCCAGATATTGAAATGTTGATTTATTTCTAGTGTTATCAAACTctgtaaaaaatgattttgtttacaTGGGCAAAACCAACTTCAATAAGATAAGACCGTGTCGTGTGTTTACACCATCCATATTCCCATTTACACGATGCACTGCTTACAAGAAGCTCGCAAATACTTTCAAACATGCTCACGAGCGTgattgaacatatttaaatacgttcGAACATACTCACAAATGTGTTCAAAGGTCCTTGCGAGTATGTTTGGACATATTTGTAGGCTTTAGTataattcagaatctttttttattgaaattatttgatactgtcttgcccttgtttgtgtgagcgctgttcatgttgtactcaatTTGGCCatttgggggcagtgtggttccctTCGTTCTGATcaactgttaagttgtagccacaaaagagagtagaaggaaaaggtcacaatcaagttgttgtttttttgcagagtaggaagagcatatgcctgTGAgcaatgttaagatgcttctctttGTACATCcctgaagtgtttttttataaatagccgttcttttgagtgatacaAGTGCCACgtgtagcgcgctaattagcattagcgagtcaaactggagtatttcatgacgattctttgcacatctataaagtGAAAtgttaatcaaatcattttgaatcaaaaatctgaattgaatggaatcgtgagacagtgaaagattcccacctctagtatttgtgagtatgttggaacgtacttgcaaatagtGACCGAATCGGGTGCACGGCAGCAGAGTAAGAACCAAATAGTAAAAGTTTGCAAAGCCTGTGTGAAAAGGTCTTCATTTCCCTTGTGACAAGTTTGTTCTGCTTGACTCCAACTACTAATCTACAAGCCTGTACTTGttttcttctccctgtaaccgaTCAAAGATGTCAAAGAAGACCCCCCAGTGTTGCGCAGCAGACATGTTGGATCATAATAAGCCTTCCGGCCTCAACCAGGCCGACTCTTCATCAGCCAATCAGGTTGCCGAGTGTAGAAGCAGCCAATCAAATGGAGGAAAGTCGTCCTCTCCAGAAAGCGGAAGCTCCAACGGAGAGACAAAGCGAAGCGGCAAAAGACGTCGCAGCAAGAAATGTGGGCCCAAAGCTGAGACGCACTCGGAAGCCAACGGCAAAACGCAAGATCGACCCGATGACGACTCCCGCCGGCCCCCCGAGCGCCAAAGTGGACTGATGGCGCTGCAGTCGGAATGTGCCGACGTGTGGTTTCAACGCAGCGTTTACGAGCAAGCCGAGAGTCTCTATCAGTGCTGGTTGGCAAACTCGTCCAAAGCAAGCGGCGAGTTGAACGGATCGGCGCCAACATCGCAAAACAACTCGGCATCCAAGAAGAAAAGAATTCAACAAGCTGAAATAAAAGAAACCTTGCCGTCCAACGTTCCAAACTCTTTGGACGTCTCGTTCCTCTCTCGGCGCGTCGTCGCACCCGCAACCCCCGATGAAGGCTACCGGTCGCAAGCGCCGACCGCCGTCGCGACCGCTCGCCGGTCGGTTAACGGGCTGTCCCCTGTTTTAGCGGAACTCGTTCGAGACGTTTGGCTGGAGAAGCCGCGCTACGATCGGGCCGAAGCCGCCTTCTACCAAAACGTGTACGGCAACAATTCATCCAAACGCTCGTCCGGCGCCGCCGACCCGAGAAGCGGCCAGCTGCCGCAAAGGTTCCCCGAAGAGGAAGCGCAAGTGGCGGTGGAGGAAAAACGGGCAGCGCCGCCGGGCAAAGCCGAAGTCTTCCACGCCCTGCACCCGATCCAGGAGGAGGACGAGCCCAGCGAGACGCTGGCCAGACAGGACGCTCGCGATCTGGCCGCTTGCTACGTCCTGCACCCGGACAGCGAGCGCGTGTGGTTGGACAAGTGGAGGTACGATGCGGCCGAGATCCGTTTCCACGCTTGccgtgcggcggcggcggcgccaaAGAAAGGTCGCGGGGGCAAAACGGACTCCTCGTCGCTTGTCTTCACTGTCCCGCCCGGGGAAAAGTACGACTCCACCTGCAGATTATTGGACAAACTTTTCACTTTATTTCATTCTCATTTTCCTCCACTtttcaaattgtctttttttttcttcatttatttgttttaattttcctcttcttttttttttaatgattgtttgAATTAATCATTGTTGCAAATTATGACACACGTTTcactttttgttcttgtttttgtgttggggTTGTTAAAAGTAACTTTCAAGTCTACTTAATAGGACCGTTGAAGGTTTCATCATAAAACTCATTACTACATACAGCGGacatatataaaatgtctacacaccctctgttcaaatggcaggtttttgtgatagaAAGAAATGAAACCAGGATAAATCGCTTCAAAACTGGAActagggctgctcaattatggaaaaaaaaaaatcacgattattttttggggtacaaaataagaaaatgtttataTACTTATATAATCGAGGGCTCTAAATGTCTTCTATTAAATATaagtttggctttatagggttgctaatcttttttatttttgtttgtaactgAATTTCAATGAATTGCACAGCCCGACCTGGAACCTGAACAGCTCATTTTGGAAAAACTACATACAAAGTGCTGTTGAGTAAAAGTTTGAAACTGAAGTCTTTATGAGCGGGCAGGTAAAAATACAGGTTTTGGCAATGTCCCAGCCAGAGTCTCGACCTAAATCCGTGATGGTCTGAAGAGGGCTGCTGTGCGACAGataacagattaaaaaaaaaaagtattgtctCATTAAGATGTTGCACTGATTCTACTTTTAATCAAAAAAGATAAATGTGCGGTATTAGTTTGAGGGTGTGCATATTTATGCAACCAGCTTATGCCATTgtttctatttgtatttttctcctTAAAATACTTCAATGGAGTTGTACATGTTATAGATCACATTAAAAgctttgaaataatttatcgcaagcctttttctttctttccatccCCAAAACGTGAACGGGGGTGTGTGGACTTTTTAGAACTCGTCCCATCTCCATCAATGCTTGTTGAGTCTTGCTCGTTGGTCCCACTCTTGTGCTTCCTTTCCTCCTTAGCAACATGAGCGCCGTCAACTTCCTGTCCCAGGAGAAGATCTGGTTTGACAAAAGTCGCTACGATGAGGCCGAGAGACGCTTCTTCGAGCGCGCCAACTGCGGCTCGCCGTCCGCGCGCGCCGGCTGCGTAAGAAACACGCCATTTGCTGCCGTTTGCTGCCATTTGCTTTAGATGCAAGACGTATTTCTTATCTTGCCATCACTCGAGCCGAAGGAGCTCTTTTCCTTTGCCAAGTCAACCAAATGTGCCTGTTGTCTATTTGAAGGATGCGGGAGCGATTGCCATCCTTCAAGACATCGCTCGTGCCCGGGAGAACATTCAGAAGTCGCTGGCGGGAGTAAGTTTGCTTTtctgtcatgaaaaaaatgatcatcataatttaaaaaaaaaaaaagcatatcctTTTGGTTTGATGAAGGTTGTGATCGCGTGTCCACCGCTAAATCGTTTTTTTCCGTTTGTGTGTCAGAGCACCTGCAGCAGCAGCGCAGCTGATCAAGAACTGAACTCTCGGATCAAAAGTCTGGAGCAGGAGAACAAAACCTTGAATCGAGGTGCGGCAAATTCAAATCATATGTGAGCAAAAAGAAGCAGCCTGCAGCagtgagagagcgagcgagcgagatagagagagagagagagagagaggagcgCTGGAGCGTCGGAGACAGATAATCGGGAATTCTATCCAGGTTATGTCTGGATCCGGAAAAAAGGAATGATCCGTACCAGATTCTGGTGTTGTACGGACATCGGGCTCGTCATTCGTGATTGCAAACATTTGTAATGAGATTGCGATTCTGTTTTGTGCGTCTTCAGTGGTGGAAAACTTGAGGGCGTCGCTTTCCAAGCTGGAATGTCGAGTCAACGTCTTGGAGAAAAGCCCGGCAAGCGGCGCAGCGGCTTCCTCGCCTTCAGTCCCGTACACAAACGTGAGTTTGCCTCACTTTGTTGtaaactgtcaaaattaatccatCATCTAATTAATCCACAGCTACGTTAATGATAGagttggagccatttttttatttaattgaatttaatttcagca
This window contains:
- the eef1db gene encoding eukaryotic translation elongation factor 1 delta b (guanine nucleotide exchange protein) isoform X1 — its product is MSKKTPQCCAADMLDHNKPSGLNQADSSSANQVAECRSSQSNGGKSSSPESGSSNGETKRSGKRRRSKKCGPKAETHSEANGKTQDRPDDDSRRPPERQSGLMALQSECADVWFQRSVYEQAESLYQCWLANSSKASGELNGSAPTSQNNSASKKKRIQQAEIKETLPSNVPNSLDVSFLSRRVVAPATPDEGYRSQAPTAVATARRSVNGLSPVLAELVRDVWLEKPRYDRAEAAFYQNVYGNNSSKRSSGAADPRSGQLPQRFPEEEAQVAVEEKRAAPPGKAEVFHALHPIQEEDEPSETLARQDARDLAACYVLHPDSERVWLDKWRYDAAEIRFHACRAAAAAPKKGRGGKTDSSSLVFTVPPGENNMSAVNFLSQEKIWFDKSRYDEAERRFFERANCGSPSARAGCDAGAIAILQDIARARENIQKSLAGSTCSSSAADQELNSRIKSLEQENKTLNRVVENLRASLSKLECRVNVLEKSPASGAAASSPSVPYTNGTSVQPTGVLAKQDADDGNDDDIDLFGSDDDDDEAEKLKEQRLKAYAERKAKKPSIIAKSSILLDVKPWDDETDMSKLEECVRSVQADGLLWGVSKLVPVGYGIKKLQIACVVEDDKVGTDMLEEEITKFEDYVQSVDVAAFNKI
- the pycr3 gene encoding pyrroline-5-carboxylate reductase 3, which produces MDSQLQIGFIGAGNMAFGIVKGILSGNVLPTNIKVSAPSLRNLGRFQELNISTTHSNSEVVCNSDVIFVAVKPHFVATVLNEISRHVTDRHTIVSVAAGVTLATLEELLPKGSCVIRMMPNLPCVVLQGALLFTRGTHAKQEHAALLCSLLQRCGLVEEGPEAWIDIHTGLSGSGVAFVYLFAEALAEGAVKMGMPSALAQRIASQTVLGAGQLLLDSNKHPAQLRSEVCTPGGTTIYGLHALEQGGVRASAMTAVQSATERARELGRKSAAPGSMK